The following are from one region of the Alicyclobacillus fastidiosus genome:
- a CDS encoding type II restriction endonuclease encodes MNNLRAGFLSQYFDGVVIKRLSAVEADRSKSNQHEFNGTVPLQELFGYQRLSDYPARFMWLGGENENVTEDSIVTWYDARENHPTRTEYRLYFKNNPVMEIASANDLLIVARRPNGELYFLVAPSESTMESQLRWLFDAQEQVGFKFEHKTISGNHDVEIDYVVRLILEELGIEVQDSEVGFLDSHLEPYIDKGVFPTTKEFSQLTRKIVRDVSAVGDPDSALLAWMELEERLFKRLERHIIAVRLEKGFYEGSEVDVDGFIQFSLSVQNRRKSRVGYALENHLEEVFLANKVRYSRTAVTEHKSKPDFLFPGINEYRDTAFPSNRLTMLGVKSTCKDRWRQVLAEAARINEKHLLTLEPGISENQTNEMQSSSLQLVLPQRLHTTYKPSQQSWLMNVREFVDLVKVRQ; translated from the coding sequence GTGAATAATTTGCGTGCAGGTTTTCTCTCACAGTATTTTGATGGGGTCGTTATCAAACGCCTTAGTGCGGTGGAAGCTGATAGAAGCAAATCCAACCAGCACGAATTTAATGGGACGGTTCCTTTGCAAGAGTTATTTGGATACCAAAGACTTTCCGACTATCCAGCACGATTCATGTGGCTTGGTGGAGAAAACGAAAATGTCACTGAAGACTCAATTGTGACATGGTATGATGCAAGGGAGAATCATCCTACCCGGACAGAATACAGACTGTACTTCAAGAACAATCCTGTCATGGAAATAGCCTCTGCTAATGATCTACTTATTGTTGCTCGACGCCCCAATGGAGAACTTTATTTTTTAGTTGCCCCCTCGGAAAGTACTATGGAGAGCCAATTAAGATGGCTTTTTGATGCGCAGGAACAAGTCGGTTTTAAGTTTGAACATAAAACCATCAGTGGCAATCACGACGTAGAAATTGACTATGTAGTGAGGCTGATTCTTGAAGAACTTGGGATCGAAGTTCAAGATTCCGAAGTAGGTTTCCTCGACAGCCATCTTGAACCATACATTGATAAGGGAGTGTTCCCGACAACCAAGGAGTTCTCGCAATTAACGAGAAAAATTGTCCGCGATGTTTCAGCCGTGGGTGACCCTGACTCTGCTCTCCTAGCTTGGATGGAATTGGAGGAACGCCTGTTTAAGCGTCTTGAAAGGCATATAATTGCCGTGAGGCTTGAAAAGGGGTTCTATGAAGGCAGCGAGGTTGACGTGGACGGTTTTATACAGTTCTCTCTCAGTGTCCAAAACCGCCGTAAGTCGCGTGTTGGTTATGCTCTTGAAAACCACCTTGAAGAGGTGTTTTTGGCAAATAAGGTTCGATACTCGCGCACCGCTGTAACAGAGCACAAGTCCAAGCCGGATTTTCTGTTTCCGGGGATTAACGAATATCGGGACACTGCGTTTCCATCGAATCGACTTACAATGCTTGGGGTCAAGTCAACTTGCAAGGATCGCTGGAGACAGGTACTTGCTGAAGCTGCACGGATTAACGAGAAACACCTACTGACACTGGAGCCTGGAATCAGCGAAAATCAAACAAACGAAATGCAATCCAGTTCATTGCAGTTGGTTCTACCACAACGCCTACATACAACCTACAAACCCTCTCAGCAGTCATGGTTGATGAATGTGAGAGAGTTTGTGGATTTGGTGAAAGTTCGACAATGA
- a CDS encoding very short patch repair endonuclease, with amino-acid sequence MADIVSPDDRSRMMGGIKNKNTKPELLIRSGLHKLGFRYHVNYLKLPGQPDLVLPRYRAVIFVHGCFWHRHDCHLFRWPSTREEFWKRKILANVERDKKTVGTLIASGWRVLIVWECAIKGKTRRPVGEVLDECATWLKSQIQYDEIRGMGSSGTSE; translated from the coding sequence ATGGCTGACATTGTTTCGCCAGATGACAGAAGCCGCATGATGGGTGGAATAAAAAACAAGAACACCAAGCCTGAACTGCTAATCCGATCAGGACTTCACAAACTCGGATTTCGTTATCATGTCAATTATCTAAAACTGCCCGGACAGCCGGATTTGGTACTTCCGCGCTATCGGGCGGTTATTTTTGTGCATGGTTGTTTCTGGCATCGACATGACTGCCATCTGTTTCGTTGGCCCTCCACCCGCGAGGAATTTTGGAAGAGGAAAATACTCGCGAATGTTGAAAGAGACAAGAAGACTGTTGGTACTCTTATTGCGTCTGGCTGGCGTGTGTTGATTGTCTGGGAATGTGCAATTAAAGGCAAGACGCGAAGGCCAGTTGGCGAAGTTTTGGATGAGTGTGCAACATGGTTAAAATCTCAAATTCAGTACGATGAAATTCGGGGTATGGGGAGTTCAGGAACCAGTGAATAA
- the dcm gene encoding DNA (cytosine-5-)-methyltransferase — MKKVKITEFARLREKAGLSVRETAQFLGVSERTVYRLDKGENEPDALRLAEMRLLSGMPYQKSEDEKPLFRFIDLFAGIGGLRRGFESIGGQCVFTSEWDDACRKTYQANFQCDHPVFGDIREVNLDRDIPEYDVLVAGFPCQPFSIAGVSKKNALGRPHGFHCDTQGTLFFDVARIIEHHKPKAFLLENVKNLKSHDKGRTFEIIMRTLTEELGYKVQPMVIDGRGWVPQHRERIYIVGFREDVGFSFDNIKIKTPAEGPRLGSILHPEDGSEVVEEPYTVGELARVADKYTLSDKLWNYLQAYAAKHRAKGNGFGFGLFGPDDVARTLSARYYKDGSEILIAQEGKNPRRLTPRECARLMGFDLPGGEPMVIPVSDTQAYKQFGNSVVVPVVEAVARHMLPGILKSLRQGVAAERDEQIALLV; from the coding sequence ATGAAAAAAGTTAAAATTACTGAATTTGCGAGGCTGCGAGAGAAAGCGGGGCTATCAGTTCGTGAGACTGCGCAGTTTTTGGGCGTCAGTGAACGGACTGTTTATCGTTTGGATAAGGGCGAAAATGAACCAGATGCCCTAAGATTAGCGGAAATGCGCCTTTTATCGGGGATGCCGTATCAAAAGTCCGAGGATGAAAAACCTCTTTTCCGATTCATTGACCTGTTCGCAGGAATCGGTGGCCTTCGCCGTGGGTTTGAATCAATTGGCGGTCAGTGTGTTTTTACGAGCGAATGGGATGATGCTTGCCGAAAGACGTATCAAGCAAATTTTCAATGCGATCATCCTGTATTTGGTGATATTCGTGAAGTAAACCTTGACCGTGATATACCGGAATATGACGTTTTGGTAGCAGGTTTTCCGTGCCAACCATTTTCGATTGCAGGTGTTAGCAAAAAGAACGCCTTGGGGAGGCCGCATGGTTTCCACTGCGATACTCAAGGAACTTTGTTTTTTGATGTGGCGCGAATTATCGAGCACCACAAACCAAAAGCATTTCTTCTAGAAAACGTAAAGAACCTGAAAAGCCATGACAAGGGGCGAACGTTTGAAATCATTATGCGTACGCTTACTGAGGAGCTTGGATACAAGGTTCAACCGATGGTCATTGACGGGCGTGGGTGGGTTCCGCAGCACCGTGAACGCATTTACATCGTTGGTTTTCGCGAGGATGTAGGCTTTTCGTTTGATAACATCAAGATAAAAACTCCAGCCGAAGGGCCACGACTGGGTAGCATTTTGCATCCTGAAGATGGCTCAGAAGTGGTTGAAGAACCATACACGGTTGGTGAGTTGGCGCGTGTTGCGGACAAGTACACCTTGAGTGATAAACTGTGGAACTATCTACAAGCATACGCGGCGAAACATCGTGCCAAAGGGAATGGATTTGGATTTGGTTTGTTCGGCCCGGATGACGTTGCACGAACGTTGTCGGCCCGTTATTACAAAGATGGTTCAGAGATTCTGATTGCACAAGAGGGAAAGAACCCTCGCCGTCTCACTCCTCGCGAGTGTGCTAGACTTATGGGCTTTGATTTACCCGGTGGAGAACCAATGGTCATTCCTGTATCTGACACTCAGGCGTACAAACAGTTCGGAAATTCGGTTGTTGTCCCAGTAGTTGAAGCAGTAGCGCGGCACATGCTGCCCGGAATCCTGAAATCGCTGAGACAAGGCGTTGCGGCTGAAAGAGACGAACAGATAGCCTTGTTGGTGTAA
- a CDS encoding restriction endonuclease, with protein MANAYRIGHIYIDKGKTSHSDDQFLAWLNIKNSGMLNSPGIRPFSYVSRRGDGIPAYIVLVTTEKKGASHNPWDDIVDYSSGKVFYWGDAKFDDDKKHNEFRGNQILELVYNLILERKYELVPPILHFSKPERGLVKFNGLCVMDKLELTWFEDRGVPVRNYRCHLTILDEEEVRVNWLHERATSTAWGTPEKYAPSVWRNYQRGKIQRLNLWKKQIRSKEEQLPKTNTPESKILQQLINLTPAQFEQVTVALFKQLPEITHAITQTRPTADGGFDFFGHFVLPQPVSYVIDFLGEAKKFGRDNAVQPKHVSRLVARLGRGQYGIFVTTSYFTRQTQQEVLDDGYPVKLFSGNDLVLFMKELRLVDNGQMRNEWLDSLF; from the coding sequence ATGGCAAATGCCTATCGAATCGGGCACATATATATCGACAAAGGGAAAACCTCGCATAGTGATGATCAATTTTTGGCGTGGCTCAACATAAAGAACAGCGGAATGCTGAATTCTCCGGGGATACGGCCTTTTTCATACGTATCAAGGAGAGGTGATGGTATCCCTGCTTACATTGTGCTTGTTACAACTGAAAAAAAGGGTGCTTCGCATAACCCTTGGGATGATATTGTAGATTATTCTTCCGGCAAGGTTTTTTACTGGGGTGATGCAAAATTTGATGACGATAAGAAACATAATGAATTTCGGGGGAACCAGATTCTAGAGTTGGTTTATAACCTGATTTTGGAGCGTAAGTATGAACTGGTTCCCCCAATTTTGCATTTTTCAAAACCTGAACGAGGCTTGGTTAAATTTAACGGGTTGTGTGTAATGGATAAGCTCGAATTAACTTGGTTTGAAGATCGAGGAGTTCCGGTTCGGAATTATAGATGTCACCTAACAATTTTGGACGAAGAAGAAGTCCGAGTTAATTGGCTCCATGAAAGAGCAACTTCAACTGCATGGGGGACGCCTGAAAAATACGCTCCCAGTGTATGGAGGAACTATCAACGTGGAAAAATACAGAGGTTAAACCTTTGGAAGAAACAAATAAGATCAAAAGAGGAACAACTTCCGAAAACCAACACGCCGGAATCCAAGATTCTGCAACAGCTAATAAATCTTACTCCTGCTCAATTTGAGCAGGTTACAGTCGCGCTGTTCAAGCAACTTCCAGAGATTACGCACGCGATAACACAAACAAGGCCAACTGCTGATGGGGGATTCGACTTCTTTGGTCACTTTGTGCTGCCTCAACCAGTATCCTACGTGATAGATTTCCTCGGAGAAGCAAAGAAGTTTGGACGTGACAATGCAGTACAGCCAAAACACGTTTCACGATTGGTTGCCCGTTTAGGAAGAGGGCAATACGGAATTTTCGTAACTACTTCTTATTTTACGCGACAAACGCAACAAGAAGTATTAGATGACGGATACCCAGTCAAACTATTCTCAGGAAATGATCTTGTTCTATTTATGAAAGAACTTCGATTGGTTGATAACGGGCAAATGAGAAACGAATGGTTAGATAGTTTATTCTGA
- a CDS encoding helix-turn-helix transcriptional regulator, with the protein MKLAVLAIQEKVTEIRKSLGITQEQFATVMGVHPMTVSKWENGRRTMDAETQARLERVASALRNLQDVRRSSDELIEALLRVEDYMASIDTVDEADTSLVKSLLLVFVKAKSAPDVQVYKKIFCIDSILPSYQEMCPDGPVMITEDNIGKIKDEIQEIFDEAAEEDFEDLHETVESPIGLVQIGEHISIWCDKTNEFDAYQYVVYHNAGIVYIWTNGGIRVGPWEKDEQNLIDMGNYYIDLNGGFYDFNPDAQ; encoded by the coding sequence ATGAAACTTGCAGTACTAGCAATTCAGGAGAAGGTAACGGAAATCAGAAAGTCGCTCGGAATTACTCAAGAACAGTTTGCAACGGTTATGGGCGTACATCCGATGACTGTTTCAAAGTGGGAGAACGGGCGTCGGACGATGGATGCAGAGACACAGGCGAGACTAGAGCGTGTTGCATCGGCACTGCGAAACCTTCAAGATGTTCGACGTTCTTCCGATGAGTTGATCGAGGCTTTGTTACGTGTCGAGGACTATATGGCTAGCATTGACACGGTGGATGAAGCTGATACAAGCCTCGTCAAGTCACTGTTGTTGGTCTTCGTGAAAGCTAAGTCGGCCCCGGATGTACAAGTGTACAAAAAGATTTTTTGTATCGACTCCATTCTGCCGAGCTATCAAGAGATGTGCCCCGATGGGCCAGTAATGATCACTGAGGACAACATCGGAAAAATTAAGGATGAGATTCAAGAGATTTTTGACGAGGCAGCCGAAGAGGACTTTGAAGACCTACATGAGACAGTAGAAAGCCCAATCGGACTCGTCCAAATCGGTGAACATATTTCAATATGGTGCGACAAAACTAACGAATTTGACGCTTACCAATACGTCGTCTATCACAATGCAGGAATTGTGTACATTTGGACAAATGGTGGCATAAGAGTCGGCCCGTGGGAAAAGGATGAACAGAACCTGATCGATATGGGGAATTATTACATCGATCTGAACGGTGGATTTTACGACTTCAACCCTGATGCACAGTAG
- a CDS encoding site-specific integrase: protein MEFVEPIKDRNKVEAMKKLLRGSSLRNYALFSLGCNAGLRVSDLLRLTVSNVRDERGRIKDRVQVREAKTGKLKDFPISDSASKALGEYLATRRAAHDDEPLFLSRKGGHLTRQQARRIVAEAAQAVGVRERVGTHSMRKTLAYHVYREGKDIALVQSLLNHSNPAVTLRYIGVTKEDVDTAVLRINL from the coding sequence ATGGAGTTTGTGGAGCCGATTAAGGATCGGAACAAAGTTGAAGCAATGAAGAAGCTGCTACGTGGATCGAGTTTGCGAAATTATGCTTTGTTTTCGCTCGGTTGCAATGCAGGGTTACGGGTCAGTGACTTGCTGCGATTAACGGTGAGCAACGTGCGAGATGAACGTGGTCGCATCAAGGACAGAGTTCAGGTTCGCGAGGCGAAGACTGGCAAGCTGAAAGACTTTCCGATCAGCGACTCAGCCAGTAAAGCCCTCGGAGAATATCTGGCAACTCGCAGGGCTGCACACGATGATGAACCACTGTTTCTAAGCCGCAAAGGGGGCCATCTGACTCGGCAGCAAGCTCGGCGAATCGTTGCAGAAGCCGCACAAGCTGTCGGCGTTCGGGAAAGAGTTGGTACACACTCGATGCGTAAAACGCTGGCCTATCACGTTTATCGCGAGGGAAAGGATATTGCATTGGTTCAAAGCCTGCTCAATCACTCCAACCCTGCTGTCACCTTGCGATACATCGGCGTCACCAAAGAGGATGTTGATACGGCGGTGTTGCGCATCAACCTGTAA
- a CDS encoding tyrosine-type recombinase/integrase — protein sequence MRLSEASATYLNVRTQEGFSKYTIKAYRLQHQLLIRDVGDIDIENVTLALLREHLSHHTYLKPSSVGHKIRSIKSLFKWLTEEDLLARNPTFKLNEPKPGKRVPKALTIEELELLRDSCKSLLEHALVEFFFATGGRLSEVQRLNRNDIDWQRNCLTVLGKGDKEREVYFGAKARIWVERYIRERKDRDSALFVTQRSPHRMSVHQIQYIFKRIAKRCGLAERVSPHKMRHTLATVLLNQGAPLVAVQSILGHEKPETTQLYAHLSGSARQQSYQRYFVQ from the coding sequence ATGCGACTATCCGAGGCATCTGCCACATATCTCAACGTCCGCACACAAGAAGGATTTTCGAAGTACACTATCAAAGCGTATCGACTCCAACACCAGTTACTGATCCGCGATGTTGGCGACATCGACATCGAGAATGTCACGCTGGCACTTCTCCGCGAACATCTGAGCCACCATACCTATCTCAAACCATCCAGCGTGGGCCACAAAATTCGTTCCATCAAGTCCTTGTTCAAGTGGCTCACCGAAGAAGACCTGTTGGCGCGTAACCCCACCTTCAAGTTGAACGAACCGAAACCCGGTAAGCGTGTGCCAAAAGCGTTGACCATTGAAGAACTGGAATTACTCCGCGACTCCTGTAAGTCATTATTAGAACACGCGCTGGTCGAGTTCTTTTTTGCGACTGGTGGCCGACTGTCCGAAGTGCAGAGGCTTAACCGCAACGACATCGACTGGCAGCGGAACTGCCTCACCGTGCTTGGGAAGGGGGACAAGGAACGCGAGGTGTACTTCGGGGCGAAAGCAAGGATTTGGGTCGAACGCTATATACGTGAACGGAAAGACCGAGACTCGGCCTTGTTCGTCACCCAACGTAGTCCACATCGCATGTCGGTTCATCAGATACAGTACATATTCAAACGGATCGCCAAGCGTTGTGGCCTTGCAGAGCGCGTGTCACCCCACAAGATGCGACACACGCTGGCGACTGTGCTATTGAACCAAGGTGCGCCGCTCGTCGCAGTACAAAGTATTCTGGGCCATGAGAAGCCCGAAACGACGCAACTGTATGCACATCTGAGTGGTTCGGCACGTCAGCAGTCGTACCAACGATATTTTGTTCAATAG
- a CDS encoding helix-turn-helix domain-containing protein, which yields MAADEAKSFLARAYGISRETLYQYLRS from the coding sequence GTGGCGGCTGACGAAGCAAAATCATTCCTCGCACGAGCATACGGAATCAGCCGTGAAACGCTGTATCAGTACCTGCGCTCCTGA
- a CDS encoding HU family DNA-binding protein, whose product MNKTELIKSIATGANVPQAVAGKVLTALQESIENALMHGEKVSVRGFGSFTISEHSARRFHHPATGEKLMAAAFRTVRFTPSTQIKSSLN is encoded by the coding sequence ATGAACAAAACAGAATTGATCAAATCTATCGCCACTGGTGCAAACGTACCACAGGCAGTTGCGGGAAAGGTGCTGACCGCCCTGCAAGAATCCATTGAGAACGCACTGATGCACGGCGAGAAGGTGTCAGTTCGAGGGTTTGGAAGCTTCACGATCTCGGAACACAGTGCGCGTAGATTCCACCACCCTGCCACAGGGGAAAAACTAATGGCAGCAGCTTTTCGGACGGTAAGATTCACGCCATCCACACAAATCAAGTCGAGCTTGAACTAA
- a CDS encoding ParB N-terminal domain-containing protein: MATFADIGWMREINDTEAEKVNELVESLLKKGWQGAPILFHSEWGLVTGSHRFAALQKLYGMLQHAEKFDTETIEQINFVLRETDLAEDVTDIVDDYCKREDIPFDWLPFDDLESVFAGTRIEKYKEEIAEW, translated from the coding sequence ATGGCCACATTTGCCGACATTGGTTGGATGCGGGAGATCAATGATACCGAGGCGGAAAAGGTTAATGAGTTGGTAGAATCCCTTCTGAAGAAAGGGTGGCAAGGGGCACCGATACTTTTTCATAGTGAATGGGGGCTTGTCACTGGTTCGCATCGTTTCGCTGCACTACAAAAGTTGTATGGCATGCTTCAACATGCTGAAAAGTTTGACACTGAAACGATAGAACAAATCAATTTTGTACTACGTGAAACAGACCTTGCAGAGGATGTAACAGACATAGTGGATGACTACTGCAAAAGAGAGGATATTCCTTTCGACTGGCTTCCATTTGATGATCTGGAATCTGTATTCGCGGGGACTCGCATTGAAAAATACAAAGAAGAAATCGCAGAATGGTGA
- a CDS encoding transglutaminase family protein, which produces MKIRLITSAVIAVSAVVCAASLVAQAAQQSSISESGRQVAINVQSGTNTSGIAEVTLIGPPTSQADIDDYSYTLPMQKGRIAGTLTNPWSGKTDVSVVMLGTKTIANATVTGTGPALTEQQLDLLPSYLMDSNIPTVAQQARAIASSVTTQGTSRNQAVADATMQWVKQHIQTVNQSQTARADRTLASGDGNQASQTALAVALLRADNIPAQTVQEQVTQDGMYGTSYSVQAWLDDKWLKVGTP; this is translated from the coding sequence ATGAAAATACGACTAATCACATCGGCTGTAATCGCCGTCAGTGCGGTGGTTTGTGCAGCATCACTTGTCGCACAAGCTGCGCAGCAATCAAGCATCAGTGAGTCAGGCCGACAGGTTGCAATCAACGTACAGAGCGGGACAAACACCAGCGGGATAGCGGAAGTAACGCTTATCGGCCCGCCGACTTCACAGGCTGATATAGACGACTACAGCTACACTTTGCCGATGCAAAAGGGTCGCATCGCCGGGACGTTGACAAACCCGTGGAGCGGAAAGACGGATGTATCAGTGGTGATGCTTGGTACTAAGACCATTGCAAATGCCACCGTAACCGGGACAGGGCCAGCCCTGACAGAGCAACAGTTGGACTTGCTCCCGAGTTACTTGATGGACAGCAACATCCCGACTGTAGCCCAACAAGCCCGTGCCATTGCATCCAGTGTAACTACACAAGGCACGTCACGGAATCAGGCTGTCGCAGATGCGACGATGCAGTGGGTTAAGCAGCACATCCAGACCGTCAATCAATCCCAAACCGCACGGGCCGACCGGACGTTGGCAAGCGGTGATGGCAACCAAGCGTCCCAGACAGCCTTGGCAGTTGCGCTTCTCAGAGCAGACAACATTCCAGCTCAAACGGTGCAAGAGCAAGTAACGCAGGATGGCATGTACGGAACCAGCTATTCCGTCCAAGCATGGTTGGATGACAAGTGGTTGAAGGTCGGAACGCCATAA
- a CDS encoding replication-relaxation family protein, with product MILNWANGPYTDREKLIGTIYDSGVIRRSDLMFLLEWKRSKTDSHLLKLRQQDMLLTSRDHHSETVYMLSESGVRAGHQLVGFDGKAVAMENQISHQLGVNDILLRYIRAHGREGVRWYSTREASDELWNLRKKQGNNDADIRKTYIRPDAAIRIPGKGIFWVEYDNATESSRQIRKKHGLYVTNLLATKDPRVNRVVWVTPTIERARWLQQRWDEFEENEVEMLFFVAGEETSFLAEERIKDQQTV from the coding sequence ATGATTCTAAACTGGGCAAACGGGCCATACACCGACCGCGAAAAGCTAATCGGAACGATCTACGATTCAGGCGTAATCAGAAGGTCTGACCTGATGTTCCTCTTGGAATGGAAGCGGAGCAAGACGGACAGTCACTTACTCAAGCTGAGACAGCAGGACATGCTCCTAACGAGCCGCGACCACCATTCTGAGACAGTTTACATGCTAAGTGAGTCGGGTGTACGCGCGGGCCATCAGCTAGTCGGCTTCGATGGCAAGGCTGTGGCGATGGAAAACCAGATCAGCCATCAGTTGGGGGTTAATGACATCCTGTTGCGATACATCCGCGCACACGGTCGAGAAGGTGTTCGATGGTATTCGACCAGAGAGGCTTCGGACGAGTTGTGGAATTTGCGTAAGAAACAGGGTAACAACGACGCAGATATTCGCAAGACGTACATACGTCCTGATGCGGCGATTCGGATTCCGGGAAAAGGTATTTTTTGGGTCGAATACGACAACGCGACGGAGAGTTCGAGGCAAATCCGAAAAAAGCATGGGCTTTACGTGACGAATCTTTTGGCCACCAAAGACCCAAGGGTAAACCGAGTCGTGTGGGTGACTCCAACTATCGAACGTGCTCGATGGCTCCAACAACGGTGGGATGAGTTCGAGGAAAACGAAGTAGAGATGCTGTTTTTCGTGGCAGGGGAAGAGACGAGCTTCTTAGCCGAAGAGAGGATCAAGGATCAGCAAACAGTGTAA
- a CDS encoding alpha/beta hydrolase produces the protein MPTVKVNSINLYYEIHGDGEPLCLIPGLNNDIADYKKIVQLLSQRYKVIAVDNRGSGRTDKPDIPYSINMMCEDVVELLRHLRIGQAHILGISLGGRIATELVLQHPDKIRSLILVSTYVHRIDPELSSRRLNILLRLSLLRKQRHGALRQRDAARDYDATERLHEINVPTLILHGKKDKFAPYRFAEEMHLDIRNSTLVTFSGGHMFLFLRSEQFVEAIMKFLDGTPH, from the coding sequence GTGCCGACCGTAAAAGTCAATAGTATCAACCTTTATTACGAAATTCATGGTGACGGTGAACCTTTGTGTCTAATACCGGGGCTTAACAACGACATTGCAGACTACAAAAAAATCGTTCAACTGCTTTCGCAACGTTACAAAGTCATTGCGGTTGACAATCGTGGTTCTGGGCGGACTGATAAGCCCGACATACCCTATTCGATAAACATGATGTGTGAAGACGTTGTAGAACTTCTAAGACACCTTCGGATTGGCCAAGCCCATATTCTCGGCATTTCCTTGGGCGGACGTATCGCCACGGAATTAGTGTTACAGCATCCCGACAAAATCAGAAGTTTAATCCTTGTCTCCACGTATGTTCATCGGATTGACCCGGAGTTATCAAGTCGTAGGTTGAATATCCTGCTTCGGCTTTCCTTGCTACGAAAGCAACGTCACGGTGCCCTTCGTCAACGAGATGCAGCGCGTGATTACGATGCAACCGAAAGACTGCACGAAATCAACGTGCCCACCCTCATATTGCATGGGAAAAAGGACAAATTCGCCCCGTACAGGTTTGCAGAAGAAATGCACTTGGATATTCGAAATTCAACACTAGTTACATTCAGCGGAGGACATATGTTCTTGTTTTTACGGTCGGAACAGTTCGTGGAGGCCATAATGAAGTTTTTGGACGGTACTCCCCATTAG